In Brevinematales bacterium, one genomic interval encodes:
- a CDS encoding 4Fe-4S dicluster domain-containing protein: MGFFKMAGTAFTNLFRKPATLMYPVKPAKRFPNTRGTLTIEFEKCILCGICQKKCPSYAIEVDKTEKTWKLDRIRCISCGSCTDWCPKKCLHLDNAYTAPVTSEFKDSTRERHTGA, encoded by the coding sequence ATGGGATTCTTTAAAATGGCGGGGACGGCGTTTACGAACCTGTTCCGCAAACCCGCGACATTGATGTACCCCGTGAAGCCCGCGAAACGTTTCCCGAATACGCGCGGTACGCTGACCATCGAGTTCGAGAAATGCATCCTCTGCGGGATATGCCAGAAGAAATGCCCCTCGTACGCGATAGAGGTCGATAAGACCGAGAAGACGTGGAAGCTCGACCGGATACGGTGCATCTCATGCGGAAGCTGTACGGACTGGTGCCCGAAGAAGTGCCTGCATCTCGATAACGCCTATACCGCGCCGGTGACCTCCGAGTTTAAGGACTCCACGCGGGAGCGGCATACCGGTGCATGA
- the hypA gene encoding hydrogenase maturation nickel metallochaperone HypA: MHEYPAVEQIVKIALRTADEHHAKRVIAVNIAIGELTGFAEESLQFYFDIIKKETSLTDTVLNIRYITPQFKCSKCGHIFERAGRSFDCPECGGKSAPTTHGTEFYIENIEIETED, from the coding sequence GTGCATGAGTATCCCGCGGTCGAACAAATCGTTAAAATCGCGCTCCGCACCGCGGACGAGCATCACGCCAAACGGGTGATCGCGGTCAATATCGCAATCGGCGAACTGACCGGGTTCGCGGAGGAATCCCTGCAATTCTACTTCGATATTATAAAAAAAGAAACGTCCCTGACGGACACAGTCCTGAATATACGTTATATCACCCCGCAGTTTAAATGCTCGAAGTGCGGGCATATTTTCGAGCGCGCGGGGCGGAGTTTCGACTGCCCGGAGTGCGGGGGGAAGTCCGCGCCGACCACTCACGGCACGGAGTTTTATATCGAGAATATCGAGATCGAGACCGAGGATTAG